The following proteins are encoded in a genomic region of Bubalus kerabau isolate K-KA32 ecotype Philippines breed swamp buffalo chromosome 15, PCC_UOA_SB_1v2, whole genome shotgun sequence:
- the EXPH5 gene encoding exophilin-5 isoform X1 → MTKVPQGFDCSFLNDEEARKILQVLERNEELQRAEKERISKLQKTKRDIRWLQGVTGEWFEEIQRKKFCNETDVSQMLKQPLTHRLRKGMAENDPVELQTSRSKNIFSQRNPTSIASRLSFRSSFASLFSFRKSRKETSKLQSLGQTGCDGHTPSVSVRGTTLQAKIYSSPLESQPTDSATVPRPASMREGSTVPPWDGSLLEDEFFQVLDDLDSKLAQEQSPSSVNTRAPLNIGSRTQFSRFYSSGSKYNNITGRHKNCYNETSNMSIYDVLRPGTPREGFKTFSPRTRTIYNMYRTREPRVLKEDYVQKNTFGSTSLCFDSRQRLASSATGYFKARSLYFPATTQNKTGFISPSHQQSPKRTPLSSIIWNRSDSSRDRQNQEEFLEAPSPMEIDPADQYMYPRCFQANRRYEFYHSQSVYQSFGLNAPVDNAMSPDPLENSENMPFYHEDNPFTRSFFSNTFGRSRGQRFEQNPFWGQQEEHSDFHQSRKPFTSSDRDFEMISTEVNSALAGHGHSVPSQHWGSFSSSYRTNISGNQQIPHPWQFDSQTSALESMEVSQGNGNQSTNFSPENVCSMTGASYHMKSGGLECSPMEVHVNKEPYSFGVAQTLASPFKSTFPHIPDDRGNPQSPNFRIPTVTLQKIKPASLPNRNYTEVTVTNNVSVDSPPLTESQANILVTEVNNEKDLKASVLEKDKKINKIDQTNMTGETPQLVSQTIISNPLPDVQNSLSQDSDKNNRFVFNASTTISSKRLPGVISRRDTSKIHKANELKKGKSYTGNRKLDSVTSLPFIQESRTTSLFLSPSQVCHQELTVSNEDSSSIIKKNHGSSEHTDNQYSQSPEKTAYLDTKGEQSITTCSTSCSKSDADHNLPRNSLDLSSGALPDSSPSNDSCLDAPVIPSTTVFWKCPSNKDPSLGEREDIDYKNQNSQFSLSHLENQKSNDNRTPVHNEEVNVVKCQSHPLFKGGKGKGKIRERISYIEKLSKTESRSVPTSDNSSLAEGTQSNSKSPELHTIYCTLPRKSAVFLIDNKEPESMITPSLFRNEPVALQIKNDVEDPVGKNTSKKFSPSSCESESECSKVVSDSVSVALEATEGMTNMTNVGSTSVRKGPLPVLIKRAVSCPSEVLYASTGRDERDKCLVSNTDVSPITLRPWERLINPLGSDSSVCECSLSKKHHQEEYLQEYTEKNDKISASKTGVFSHPNEHPLPFSSDMSGQESGKTLHKFKTTSMFSVSGDEDNVKCLEVVSIYYTLPRKHSKKFCDLLQKYTQNIDSLTESIKVGTKTSPNALEKDQLNCPVQDQSGTPLSKDTSAQETSHPSHITENMTVLQLPSVESSESTLQEMASIEADVSLHKRESKTGEISPYNLATTPPSNSQSRKKKEKKLQSETVFTSPMLQEKKVTREKSENCPQFIKSDDSGFSNLPAHSEENVENSHIIRSSGEHTGSDTAITTTGSLQKHIAGVVTEESSNGLQPREVRGEIRTDFPKNSEKPLSDSESQVFALTPALSKLQLDEETCSSEQDLDSSQSEPRELPERRQEVNMTESKAKDEMQKLAWNQCSLPEGSNKSKKGLADLEKGKNRSSVKHRLAAMSKASRKFPAKDLYSRRHVATIFPQSGNSSGFSSLSLGTPECNPPSLEPALKSTETTDESRLSNDGVNVEKSKNPLQLTAVSNREASTLLSNQKSNNISQLHQNEFKNISESQPKCENSEDVTVAQILERESGALAQPTLISLREADVPDHQRRLKPPFQLEPVEKSTVCIPLTSCQQGQSSASSLECERQLHPYRSESLKSVNVHGDILRISHPPKVRERHFSESTSIDDVLSRLTLGNEFCNKSGYSRRFKSFSELPSCGENESWALNNSRTKMGPRSATSISRPIDYGIFGKEQQLAFLENVKRSLTQGRLWKPSFLKNPGFLKDDVINPANPTESSTSNSPSNQRPEDGLSLSAPLNIYEEDPVDSDCDTDTTTDDEYYLDENDKESEL, encoded by the exons ATGTGATGGCCACACACCTTCTGTGTCTGTGAGGGGAACCACTTTG caggcaaaaatatacagttcACCTCTGGAAAGCCAACCCACTGACAGTGCAACTGTCCCCAGGCCAGCAAGCATGAGGGAGGGAAGTACTGTCCCTCCGTGGGATGGTTCACTGCTAGAGGATGAGTTCTTCCAAG TTTTAGATGATTTGGATAGCAAACTGGCTCAGGAACAATCTCCAAGCTCAGTGAATACCAGAGCACCTCTCAACATTGGATCAAGAACACAGTTCAGTCGTTTTTACTCCAGTGGGAGCAAATACAATAATATCACAGGAAGGCATAAAAATTGCTATAATGAAACTTCTAATATGTCTATCTATGATGTCTTAAGACCAGGAACCCCTAGGGAAGGTTTTAAAACCTTTTCTCCTAGAACAAGGACAATCTACAATATGTATAGGACAAGGGAACCCAGAGTCTTAAAAGAAGATTATGTGcaaaagaatacttttggtagtaCTTCTCTGTGTTTTGACAGCAGGCAACGATTAGCCTCATCAGCTACAGGGTATTTCAAAGCAAGAAGCTTATATTTTCCAGCCACAACTCAGAATAAGACTGGGTTTATATCACCAAGCCACCAACAGAGCCCAAAGAGAACTCCTTTATCATCTATCATATGGAATAGATCAGATTCTTCTAGAGATAGGCAGAACCAGGAAGAGTTCCTAGAGGCACCATCACCAATGGAAATTGACCCTGCTGACCAGTATATGTATCCCAGGTGCTTCCAGGCAAATAGGAGATATGAGTTTTACCATTCACAGAGTGTTTACCAAAGTTTTGGTTTAAATGCTCCTGTAGATAATGCAATGAGTCCTGACCCACTTGAGAACTCAGAAAATATGCCATTCTACCATGAAGATAACCCATTTACGAGGTCTTTCTTTAGCAATACCTTTGGACGGAGCAGGGGACAGAGATTTGAACAAAATCCTTTCTGGGGCCAACAGGAAGAACACTCTGACTTTCATCAAAGCAGGAAACCATTTACTTCTTCTGACAGAGACTTTGAAATGATCTCCACTGAAGTAAACAGTGCACTAGCTGGTCATGGCCATAGTGTTCCTTCTCAACACTGGGGGTCATTTTCCTCCAGTTATAGAACAAATATTTCCGGAAACCAACAGATACCACATCCCTGGCAGTTTGATTCTCAGACATCCGCACTGGAGAGCATGGAGGTGTCACAAGGTAATGGGAACCAGTCTACTAATTTCAGCCCAGAAAATGTTTGTTCCATGACTGGTGCAAGCTATCACATGAAATCTGGTGGGTTAGAATGTTCTCCCATGGAAGTACATGTAAACAAAGAACCTTACTCATTTGGAGTTGCTCAAACTCTAGCATCCCCATTCAAAAGTACCTTCCCGCACATTCCTGATGACAGAGGGAATCCTCAGAGTCCTAACTTTCGGATTCCCACAGTCACTTTGCAGAAAATTAAGCCGGCCTCTCTTCCAAACAGAAACTATACAGAAGTCACTGTGACCAACAATGTCTCAGTTGATTCTCCACCTCTGACTGAAAGCCAAGCCAATATCTTGGTCACAGAAGTAAATAATGAGAAAGACTTGAAGGCATCTGTtttggaaaaagacaaaaaaataaacaagatagaCCAGACAAACATGACAGGTGAAACACCTCAACTTGTTTCACAGACCATAATTTCTAACCCTTTACCTGATGTTCAAAATTCCCTTTCCCAGGACTCAGACAAGAACAAcagatttgtttttaatgcatCTACCACAATAAGTTCAAAAAGGTTGCCTGGAGTCATTTCCAGGAGAGATACCTCCAAAATTCATAAAGCCAATGAACTAAAAAAAGGTAAGAGTTATACTGGGAACAGAAAACTTGACTCAGTAACTTCCCTTCCTTTCATTCAGGAAAGCAGAACAACATCACTTTTTCTCAGCCCAAGTCAAGTTTGTCACCAGGAATTAACAGTAAGTAATGAGGATAGTTCAAGCATTATTAAAAAGAACCACGGGAGTTCTGAACATACTGATAATCAATACTCACAGTCTCCAGAAAAGACTGCTTATTTAGATACCAAGGGAGAACAAAGTATCACGACTTGTTCTACCAGCTGTAGCAAGTCAGATGCTGATCACAACCTGCCTCGTAATTCTTTAGATCTGTCTTCAGGGGCACTACCAGATTCCTCACCATCAAATGATTCTTGCCTTGATGCTCCGGTAATTCCTTCTACCACAGTGTTCTGGAAATGTCCTTCAAACAAAGACCCATCTCTGGGAGAAAGAGAAGACATTGATTACAAGAACCAAAATAGTCAATTTTCCCTAAGCCACTTAGAAAACCAAAAGAGTAATGATAATCGCACACCGGTACATAATGAAGAGGTTAATGTTGTCAAATGCCAGTCACACCCTCTTTTCAAGGgtggaaagggaaaaggaaaaataagagaacGCATATCCTACATCGAAAAATTAAGCaaaacagaaagtagatcagTGCCTACAAGTGACAACAGCAGTCTCGCTGAGGGAACTCAAAGCAATTCCAAGTCTCCTGAGCTTCATACAATTTATTGTACTTTACCAAGAAAATCGGCCGTTTTTCTCATCGATAACAAGGAGCCTGAAAGTATGATAACGCCTTCTTTGTTCAGGAACGAGCCAGTTGCATTACAAATCAAAAATGATGTGGAAGATCCAGTAGGAAAGAACACATCAAAAAAATTCAGTCCCAGTTCTTGTGAATCAGAGAGCGAATGTTCCAAAGTAGTTTCAGACTCAGTCTCAGTAGCACTTGAAGCCACAGAAGGGATGACAAATATGACGAACGTTGGATCTACTTCTGTTAGAAAAGGGCCACTTCCAGTCCTCATCAAGAGGGCTGTGTCATGTCCTTCAGAAGTGCTTTATGCCTCAACTGGAAGAGATGAAAGAGATAAATGCTTGGTTTCCAATACAGATGTTTCTCCTATAACACTGAGGCCTTGGGAGAGACTCATTAACCCTCTGGGAAGTGACTCTTCTGTTTGTGAGTGTTCTTTAAGCAAGAAACACCACCAGGAGGAATACTTACAAGAATATACTGAAAAGAATGATAAAATTTCTGCCTCCAAGACAGGCGTATTTTCCCATCCAAATGAACACCCTTTACCTTTTTCTTCAGATATGTCAGGACAAGAAAGTGGGAAAACTTTACATAAATTTAAGACTACGagtatgttttctgtttctggtGATGAAGATAATGTGAAATGTCTTGAGGTGGTTTCAATATATTATACCCTACCAAGGAAGCACAGCAAAAAATTCTGTGACCTTCTTCAAAAGTATACGCAAAACATCGATTCACTTACAGAATCAATTAAAGTGGGGACTAAAACATCTCCTAATGCTTTAGAAAAAGACCAACTAAATTGTCCTGTGCAAGACCAGTCAGGAACACCTTTGTCTAAAGATACCTCTGCTCAGGAGACCAGCCATCCTTCTCACATCACTGAAAATATGACTGTTTTACAATTACCAAGTGTTGAGTCCTCAGAATCTACATTACAGGAAATGGCTTCTATTGAAGCAGATGTTTCTCTTCATAAACGAGAATCTAAAACTGGAGAAATCTCCCCATACAACTTAGCTACAACACCTCCATCTAATTCacaaagcaggaaaaagaaagagaaaaaattgcaAAGTGAAACTGTGTTTACTTCACCAatgcttcaggaaaaaaaagttacaagaGAGAAATCTGAAAATTGTCCGCAATTCATTAAATCAGATGACAGTGGTTTTTCTAACCTCCCAGCCCATTCAGAAGAGAATGTTGAAAACTCCCACATCATAAGAAGTTCTGGGGAGCATACAGGTAGTGATACAGCCATTACAACTACTGGAAGTCTTCAAAAACATATCGCAGGCGTAGTTACAGAGGAGAGCTCCAATGGATTGCAGCCTAGGGAAGTCAGAGGGGAAATTAGAACAGATTTCCCAAAAAACTCTGAGAAACCACTCTCTGACTCAGAAAGCCAAGTCTTTGCTCTTACTCCAGCCTTGAGTAAACTACAGCTTGATGAGGAGACTTGTTCAAGTGAACAAGATTTAGACAGTTCACAGTCTGAACCCAGGGAACTACCTGAAAGAAGACAGGAGGTAAATATGACAGAGAGCAAGGCTAAAGATGAAATGCAGAAGTTGGCATGGAATCAATGTTCACTTCCTGAAGGaagtaataaaagtaaaaaaggcTTGGCTGACctagaaaaagggaaaaacagatCTTCAGTTAAACACAGATTGGCAGCTATGTCCAAAGCCAGCAGAAAATTTCCAGCTAAAGATTTATACTCTAGAAGACATGTAGCTACTATCTTTCCCCAAAGTGGGAACAGTTCTGGCTTTAGCAGTTTGTCGCTTGGCACACCAGAGTGCAACCCACCGTCCCTTGAGCCTGCTTTAAAGTCCACAGAAACCACAGATGAAAGCAGGTTAAGTAATGATGGAGTAAATGTGGAGAAATCCAAGAACCCTCTCCAGCTTACTGCAGTATCCAATAGAGAAGCTTCTACACTCTTAAGTAATCAGAAGTCCAACAACATTTCACAACTGCATCAAAACGAGTTTAAAAATATCTCAGAATCACAACCAAAGTGCGAGAATTCTGAGGATGTAACAGTAGCTCAGATTTTGGAAAGAGAATCAGGAGCCCTGGCCCAACCCACATTGATCAGCCTCAGGGAAGCAGACGTCCCTGACCATCAGAGGAGGTTGAAACCCCCTTTTCAATTGGAGCCTGTAGAGAAATCTACGGTTTGCATCCCATTGACCAGTTGTCAGCAAGGACAAAGCAGTGCTTCATCTCTGGAGTGTGAACGTCAGCTACACCCCTATCGTTCAGAGAGCTTAAAAAGTGTCAATGTACATGGTGATATACTACGAATAAGTCATCCTCCAAAAGTCAGAGAGCGCCATTTCTCTGAAAGCACTTCTATCGATGATGTCCTGAGTCGACTGACCCTTGGGAATGAATTCTGTAATAAAAGCGGGTACAGTCGAAGATTTAAATCTTTTTCTGAACTTCCCTCCtgtggtgaaaatgaaagttgggCTTTGAACAACAGCAGGACAAAAATGGGTCCTAGGTCTGCAACATCTATATCCAGGCCTATTGACTATGGGATTTTTGGGAAAGAACAACAGCTGGCTTTCTTGGAGAATGTAAAGAGGTCACTTACACAAGGGAGATTATGGAAACCAAGTTTTCTTAAGAACCCTGgcttcctgaaagatgatgtaaTTAACCCTGCTAACCCGACAGAGTCATCGACTTCGAATTCTCCTAGTAACCAGAGGCCCGAGGATGGCTTATCTCTAAGTGCACCACTTAATATCTATGAAGAGGATCCAGTAGACTCAGACTGTGACACAGACACGACCACGGATGACGAATACTACTTGGATGAAAATGACAAAGAATCAGAACTGTGA
- the EXPH5 gene encoding exophilin-5 isoform X2: MREGSTVPPWDGSLLEDEFFQVLDDLDSKLAQEQSPSSVNTRAPLNIGSRTQFSRFYSSGSKYNNITGRHKNCYNETSNMSIYDVLRPGTPREGFKTFSPRTRTIYNMYRTREPRVLKEDYVQKNTFGSTSLCFDSRQRLASSATGYFKARSLYFPATTQNKTGFISPSHQQSPKRTPLSSIIWNRSDSSRDRQNQEEFLEAPSPMEIDPADQYMYPRCFQANRRYEFYHSQSVYQSFGLNAPVDNAMSPDPLENSENMPFYHEDNPFTRSFFSNTFGRSRGQRFEQNPFWGQQEEHSDFHQSRKPFTSSDRDFEMISTEVNSALAGHGHSVPSQHWGSFSSSYRTNISGNQQIPHPWQFDSQTSALESMEVSQGNGNQSTNFSPENVCSMTGASYHMKSGGLECSPMEVHVNKEPYSFGVAQTLASPFKSTFPHIPDDRGNPQSPNFRIPTVTLQKIKPASLPNRNYTEVTVTNNVSVDSPPLTESQANILVTEVNNEKDLKASVLEKDKKINKIDQTNMTGETPQLVSQTIISNPLPDVQNSLSQDSDKNNRFVFNASTTISSKRLPGVISRRDTSKIHKANELKKGKSYTGNRKLDSVTSLPFIQESRTTSLFLSPSQVCHQELTVSNEDSSSIIKKNHGSSEHTDNQYSQSPEKTAYLDTKGEQSITTCSTSCSKSDADHNLPRNSLDLSSGALPDSSPSNDSCLDAPVIPSTTVFWKCPSNKDPSLGEREDIDYKNQNSQFSLSHLENQKSNDNRTPVHNEEVNVVKCQSHPLFKGGKGKGKIRERISYIEKLSKTESRSVPTSDNSSLAEGTQSNSKSPELHTIYCTLPRKSAVFLIDNKEPESMITPSLFRNEPVALQIKNDVEDPVGKNTSKKFSPSSCESESECSKVVSDSVSVALEATEGMTNMTNVGSTSVRKGPLPVLIKRAVSCPSEVLYASTGRDERDKCLVSNTDVSPITLRPWERLINPLGSDSSVCECSLSKKHHQEEYLQEYTEKNDKISASKTGVFSHPNEHPLPFSSDMSGQESGKTLHKFKTTSMFSVSGDEDNVKCLEVVSIYYTLPRKHSKKFCDLLQKYTQNIDSLTESIKVGTKTSPNALEKDQLNCPVQDQSGTPLSKDTSAQETSHPSHITENMTVLQLPSVESSESTLQEMASIEADVSLHKRESKTGEISPYNLATTPPSNSQSRKKKEKKLQSETVFTSPMLQEKKVTREKSENCPQFIKSDDSGFSNLPAHSEENVENSHIIRSSGEHTGSDTAITTTGSLQKHIAGVVTEESSNGLQPREVRGEIRTDFPKNSEKPLSDSESQVFALTPALSKLQLDEETCSSEQDLDSSQSEPRELPERRQEVNMTESKAKDEMQKLAWNQCSLPEGSNKSKKGLADLEKGKNRSSVKHRLAAMSKASRKFPAKDLYSRRHVATIFPQSGNSSGFSSLSLGTPECNPPSLEPALKSTETTDESRLSNDGVNVEKSKNPLQLTAVSNREASTLLSNQKSNNISQLHQNEFKNISESQPKCENSEDVTVAQILERESGALAQPTLISLREADVPDHQRRLKPPFQLEPVEKSTVCIPLTSCQQGQSSASSLECERQLHPYRSESLKSVNVHGDILRISHPPKVRERHFSESTSIDDVLSRLTLGNEFCNKSGYSRRFKSFSELPSCGENESWALNNSRTKMGPRSATSISRPIDYGIFGKEQQLAFLENVKRSLTQGRLWKPSFLKNPGFLKDDVINPANPTESSTSNSPSNQRPEDGLSLSAPLNIYEEDPVDSDCDTDTTTDDEYYLDENDKESEL, translated from the exons ATGAGGGAGGGAAGTACTGTCCCTCCGTGGGATGGTTCACTGCTAGAGGATGAGTTCTTCCAAG TTTTAGATGATTTGGATAGCAAACTGGCTCAGGAACAATCTCCAAGCTCAGTGAATACCAGAGCACCTCTCAACATTGGATCAAGAACACAGTTCAGTCGTTTTTACTCCAGTGGGAGCAAATACAATAATATCACAGGAAGGCATAAAAATTGCTATAATGAAACTTCTAATATGTCTATCTATGATGTCTTAAGACCAGGAACCCCTAGGGAAGGTTTTAAAACCTTTTCTCCTAGAACAAGGACAATCTACAATATGTATAGGACAAGGGAACCCAGAGTCTTAAAAGAAGATTATGTGcaaaagaatacttttggtagtaCTTCTCTGTGTTTTGACAGCAGGCAACGATTAGCCTCATCAGCTACAGGGTATTTCAAAGCAAGAAGCTTATATTTTCCAGCCACAACTCAGAATAAGACTGGGTTTATATCACCAAGCCACCAACAGAGCCCAAAGAGAACTCCTTTATCATCTATCATATGGAATAGATCAGATTCTTCTAGAGATAGGCAGAACCAGGAAGAGTTCCTAGAGGCACCATCACCAATGGAAATTGACCCTGCTGACCAGTATATGTATCCCAGGTGCTTCCAGGCAAATAGGAGATATGAGTTTTACCATTCACAGAGTGTTTACCAAAGTTTTGGTTTAAATGCTCCTGTAGATAATGCAATGAGTCCTGACCCACTTGAGAACTCAGAAAATATGCCATTCTACCATGAAGATAACCCATTTACGAGGTCTTTCTTTAGCAATACCTTTGGACGGAGCAGGGGACAGAGATTTGAACAAAATCCTTTCTGGGGCCAACAGGAAGAACACTCTGACTTTCATCAAAGCAGGAAACCATTTACTTCTTCTGACAGAGACTTTGAAATGATCTCCACTGAAGTAAACAGTGCACTAGCTGGTCATGGCCATAGTGTTCCTTCTCAACACTGGGGGTCATTTTCCTCCAGTTATAGAACAAATATTTCCGGAAACCAACAGATACCACATCCCTGGCAGTTTGATTCTCAGACATCCGCACTGGAGAGCATGGAGGTGTCACAAGGTAATGGGAACCAGTCTACTAATTTCAGCCCAGAAAATGTTTGTTCCATGACTGGTGCAAGCTATCACATGAAATCTGGTGGGTTAGAATGTTCTCCCATGGAAGTACATGTAAACAAAGAACCTTACTCATTTGGAGTTGCTCAAACTCTAGCATCCCCATTCAAAAGTACCTTCCCGCACATTCCTGATGACAGAGGGAATCCTCAGAGTCCTAACTTTCGGATTCCCACAGTCACTTTGCAGAAAATTAAGCCGGCCTCTCTTCCAAACAGAAACTATACAGAAGTCACTGTGACCAACAATGTCTCAGTTGATTCTCCACCTCTGACTGAAAGCCAAGCCAATATCTTGGTCACAGAAGTAAATAATGAGAAAGACTTGAAGGCATCTGTtttggaaaaagacaaaaaaataaacaagatagaCCAGACAAACATGACAGGTGAAACACCTCAACTTGTTTCACAGACCATAATTTCTAACCCTTTACCTGATGTTCAAAATTCCCTTTCCCAGGACTCAGACAAGAACAAcagatttgtttttaatgcatCTACCACAATAAGTTCAAAAAGGTTGCCTGGAGTCATTTCCAGGAGAGATACCTCCAAAATTCATAAAGCCAATGAACTAAAAAAAGGTAAGAGTTATACTGGGAACAGAAAACTTGACTCAGTAACTTCCCTTCCTTTCATTCAGGAAAGCAGAACAACATCACTTTTTCTCAGCCCAAGTCAAGTTTGTCACCAGGAATTAACAGTAAGTAATGAGGATAGTTCAAGCATTATTAAAAAGAACCACGGGAGTTCTGAACATACTGATAATCAATACTCACAGTCTCCAGAAAAGACTGCTTATTTAGATACCAAGGGAGAACAAAGTATCACGACTTGTTCTACCAGCTGTAGCAAGTCAGATGCTGATCACAACCTGCCTCGTAATTCTTTAGATCTGTCTTCAGGGGCACTACCAGATTCCTCACCATCAAATGATTCTTGCCTTGATGCTCCGGTAATTCCTTCTACCACAGTGTTCTGGAAATGTCCTTCAAACAAAGACCCATCTCTGGGAGAAAGAGAAGACATTGATTACAAGAACCAAAATAGTCAATTTTCCCTAAGCCACTTAGAAAACCAAAAGAGTAATGATAATCGCACACCGGTACATAATGAAGAGGTTAATGTTGTCAAATGCCAGTCACACCCTCTTTTCAAGGgtggaaagggaaaaggaaaaataagagaacGCATATCCTACATCGAAAAATTAAGCaaaacagaaagtagatcagTGCCTACAAGTGACAACAGCAGTCTCGCTGAGGGAACTCAAAGCAATTCCAAGTCTCCTGAGCTTCATACAATTTATTGTACTTTACCAAGAAAATCGGCCGTTTTTCTCATCGATAACAAGGAGCCTGAAAGTATGATAACGCCTTCTTTGTTCAGGAACGAGCCAGTTGCATTACAAATCAAAAATGATGTGGAAGATCCAGTAGGAAAGAACACATCAAAAAAATTCAGTCCCAGTTCTTGTGAATCAGAGAGCGAATGTTCCAAAGTAGTTTCAGACTCAGTCTCAGTAGCACTTGAAGCCACAGAAGGGATGACAAATATGACGAACGTTGGATCTACTTCTGTTAGAAAAGGGCCACTTCCAGTCCTCATCAAGAGGGCTGTGTCATGTCCTTCAGAAGTGCTTTATGCCTCAACTGGAAGAGATGAAAGAGATAAATGCTTGGTTTCCAATACAGATGTTTCTCCTATAACACTGAGGCCTTGGGAGAGACTCATTAACCCTCTGGGAAGTGACTCTTCTGTTTGTGAGTGTTCTTTAAGCAAGAAACACCACCAGGAGGAATACTTACAAGAATATACTGAAAAGAATGATAAAATTTCTGCCTCCAAGACAGGCGTATTTTCCCATCCAAATGAACACCCTTTACCTTTTTCTTCAGATATGTCAGGACAAGAAAGTGGGAAAACTTTACATAAATTTAAGACTACGagtatgttttctgtttctggtGATGAAGATAATGTGAAATGTCTTGAGGTGGTTTCAATATATTATACCCTACCAAGGAAGCACAGCAAAAAATTCTGTGACCTTCTTCAAAAGTATACGCAAAACATCGATTCACTTACAGAATCAATTAAAGTGGGGACTAAAACATCTCCTAATGCTTTAGAAAAAGACCAACTAAATTGTCCTGTGCAAGACCAGTCAGGAACACCTTTGTCTAAAGATACCTCTGCTCAGGAGACCAGCCATCCTTCTCACATCACTGAAAATATGACTGTTTTACAATTACCAAGTGTTGAGTCCTCAGAATCTACATTACAGGAAATGGCTTCTATTGAAGCAGATGTTTCTCTTCATAAACGAGAATCTAAAACTGGAGAAATCTCCCCATACAACTTAGCTACAACACCTCCATCTAATTCacaaagcaggaaaaagaaagagaaaaaattgcaAAGTGAAACTGTGTTTACTTCACCAatgcttcaggaaaaaaaagttacaagaGAGAAATCTGAAAATTGTCCGCAATTCATTAAATCAGATGACAGTGGTTTTTCTAACCTCCCAGCCCATTCAGAAGAGAATGTTGAAAACTCCCACATCATAAGAAGTTCTGGGGAGCATACAGGTAGTGATACAGCCATTACAACTACTGGAAGTCTTCAAAAACATATCGCAGGCGTAGTTACAGAGGAGAGCTCCAATGGATTGCAGCCTAGGGAAGTCAGAGGGGAAATTAGAACAGATTTCCCAAAAAACTCTGAGAAACCACTCTCTGACTCAGAAAGCCAAGTCTTTGCTCTTACTCCAGCCTTGAGTAAACTACAGCTTGATGAGGAGACTTGTTCAAGTGAACAAGATTTAGACAGTTCACAGTCTGAACCCAGGGAACTACCTGAAAGAAGACAGGAGGTAAATATGACAGAGAGCAAGGCTAAAGATGAAATGCAGAAGTTGGCATGGAATCAATGTTCACTTCCTGAAGGaagtaataaaagtaaaaaaggcTTGGCTGACctagaaaaagggaaaaacagatCTTCAGTTAAACACAGATTGGCAGCTATGTCCAAAGCCAGCAGAAAATTTCCAGCTAAAGATTTATACTCTAGAAGACATGTAGCTACTATCTTTCCCCAAAGTGGGAACAGTTCTGGCTTTAGCAGTTTGTCGCTTGGCACACCAGAGTGCAACCCACCGTCCCTTGAGCCTGCTTTAAAGTCCACAGAAACCACAGATGAAAGCAGGTTAAGTAATGATGGAGTAAATGTGGAGAAATCCAAGAACCCTCTCCAGCTTACTGCAGTATCCAATAGAGAAGCTTCTACACTCTTAAGTAATCAGAAGTCCAACAACATTTCACAACTGCATCAAAACGAGTTTAAAAATATCTCAGAATCACAACCAAAGTGCGAGAATTCTGAGGATGTAACAGTAGCTCAGATTTTGGAAAGAGAATCAGGAGCCCTGGCCCAACCCACATTGATCAGCCTCAGGGAAGCAGACGTCCCTGACCATCAGAGGAGGTTGAAACCCCCTTTTCAATTGGAGCCTGTAGAGAAATCTACGGTTTGCATCCCATTGACCAGTTGTCAGCAAGGACAAAGCAGTGCTTCATCTCTGGAGTGTGAACGTCAGCTACACCCCTATCGTTCAGAGAGCTTAAAAAGTGTCAATGTACATGGTGATATACTACGAATAAGTCATCCTCCAAAAGTCAGAGAGCGCCATTTCTCTGAAAGCACTTCTATCGATGATGTCCTGAGTCGACTGACCCTTGGGAATGAATTCTGTAATAAAAGCGGGTACAGTCGAAGATTTAAATCTTTTTCTGAACTTCCCTCCtgtggtgaaaatgaaagttgggCTTTGAACAACAGCAGGACAAAAATGGGTCCTAGGTCTGCAACATCTATATCCAGGCCTATTGACTATGGGATTTTTGGGAAAGAACAACAGCTGGCTTTCTTGGAGAATGTAAAGAGGTCACTTACACAAGGGAGATTATGGAAACCAAGTTTTCTTAAGAACCCTGgcttcctgaaagatgatgtaaTTAACCCTGCTAACCCGACAGAGTCATCGACTTCGAATTCTCCTAGTAACCAGAGGCCCGAGGATGGCTTATCTCTAAGTGCACCACTTAATATCTATGAAGAGGATCCAGTAGACTCAGACTGTGACACAGACACGACCACGGATGACGAATACTACTTGGATGAAAATGACAAAGAATCAGAACTGTGA